One Trichoderma atroviride chromosome 7, complete sequence DNA segment encodes these proteins:
- a CDS encoding uncharacterized protein (EggNog:ENOG41) has protein sequence MVHGRGSLHTLYFEVTSKLRIHQWCGYTDFSKLTKLHLGDTAIDAVQVLATIGEGGGLSSLSSLALNPDAKNGEQAIAADGFVSRLLRAIKPQQCLELGKKIGDGAWRAVTDHHGSSLRELRFVPARRSDGTDADSFVLSCDKIRLLSQNCSRLEKLELRVFRSRGDEDEVDIYRSLGRLPRLKRISLILECSVISYPDVRPGEPFIDMGGWEIPVSIYRAALINNAVDSVLAQSIFETMATTRAHAGGCSLVTLKLKIDGACHFGLIMADSETRIPLEWVGQSWLVRRDSPDGDIVVQNINSLVDDMDVLKDDFPERDDLKAVWVDVWPGSPGDRRNQWHSFPLVGSTN, from the coding sequence ATGGTACATGGTCGGGGAAGTTTACACACCCTTTACTTTGAAGTAACTTCAAAGCTACGCATTCATCAGTGGTGTGGCTATACCGACTTCAGCAAGCTAACAAAACTGCACCTGGGAGATACTGCGATTGATGCAGTACAAGTCCTAGCTACTATTGGAGAGGGTGGTGgactttcttccctttcctctctcGCTTTGAACCCTGACGCAAAGAATGGGGAACAAGCAATTGCTGCTGACGGGTTCGTAAGTCGGTTATTGCGAGCTATCAAACCGCAGCAGTGCCTGGAATTGGGGAAAAAGATTGGAGATGGTGCCTGGCGAGCAGTGACTGATCATCACGGCAGCTCTCTTCGGGAGCTTCGTTTTGTCCCAGCTCGGCGATCTGATGGTACTGATGCCGATTCTTTTGTGCTCTCCTGTGATAAGATACGACTACTTTCACAAAACTGTTCACGCctagagaagctggagctacGTGTATTCCGAAGTcgtggtgatgaagacgaagttGACATCTATCGAAGTCTTGGCCGGCTTCCACGATTGAAACGCATCTCTCTAATCCTCGAGTGCTCTGTCATCAGTTATCCTGATGTAAGGCCCGGAGAACCATTTATTGACATGGGTGGCTGGGAGATCCCCGTTAGCATTTACCGCGCAGCGCTCATTAATAACGCCGTGGATTCGGTCCTTGCTCAATCCATCTTCGAGACGATGGCTACAACGAGGGCGCACGCTGGCGGCTGTTCTCTGGTCACCCTCAAACTAAAAATCGATGGCGCTTGCCATTTTGGGCTGATCATGGCCGATAGTGAAACGAGGATCCCTCTGGAATGGGTCGGACAGAGCTGGCTTGTTAGAAGAGATTCTCCAGACGGAGACATAGTTGTTCAAAACATTAACTCTCTTGTTGATGATATGGATGTGTTGAAGGATGATTTTCCTGAGCGTGATGATCTAAAAGCCGTCTGGGTAGACGTATGGCCAGGAAGCCCTGGTGATCGAAGGAATCAGTGGCATAGCTTCCCTCTAGTTGGATCAACAAATTGA